TGGGAACAATAATAACACAATATATAGTAGTGTCAAGGGAAGAGAGGGGGAAAGCAGGGCAACAGAGACATGGGAACAAAAAGACAGGTAAAAACCCACCTGATTCCAGAAAAACTCAATTGTGACAGTGGGTTATGAAGGGATTCAGGCTTTTTTAGCCTGTGAAGTTGGGATTAGGGAGAGGGGATTACCCGTGTAAGCATCCCTACCCAGGCACTTTATCGATACTTTTCCCTTCTCGTATAAGTTCAAGCATCCGCACCGGGTCATCCGTCGGAAGACGGCACTCGTAATTTGAGCATATGTACGCCGCGGTTTTTCCGTTAATGGAGCTATGGCCCTGCGTGTAAGGGGCAATTCTTGAAATTTCCTCTTCGTTTTCTTCGTCTTTTAATATCACGACCTTGTTCGGCAAGTACTCGCCCGAGAGAGCATCGAGAAACCGGCGGGTCTCGGGGGAATTTCTGTCCCCGGCTATCACTATCTCGAAAGAAGGGCCCAGCATGAAATCAAGAGAGTTCATGTGCATTGAAAAAGAAGCCGGGTGTCTTGAAACCAGAGGAGAAAAAGCCGCTGTCATCCGGGCTGCCTTCTCTTCAAGTTCGGGGTCGGCGGTCAGTCTCGCAATTTTCAGGATGTTAAGTATTGAAACCGAGTTTCCGGATGGGAGCGCCCCGTCATAAATTTCCTTCTGTCTGGTTATCAGAGCTTCGCTGTCATCGGCCGTGAAGAAAAAACCCGCGAACTCCTCATCCCAGAAATGTTCGAACTGATCACGGCAGAGAGAAATAGCCAAAGCGAGATATTTTTCATCGAAAACGCTTTCGTAGTATTCAAGAAGTCCCCATACGAAAAAAGCGTAATCATCGACGCTTGCCATTATGCCCGCTTCACCCTCGCGGTAGCGGTGAAGAAGCCTTCCCTCGCGGAAAAGGTTCCGCATTATGAATTCTATCGAGCCCCAAGCCGCATCAGAATATCTCTTCTCTGCGAAAGCCGCCGCCGCTTTTGAAAACGCCGCTATCGCTATTCCGTTCCAGTCCGTGAGTATCTTGTCGTCTTTATAGGGATGAACTCTTTTTTCCCTGCAAGCAAACAGCTTGTCCCGCAGACCCTCAAGTTTCCTCTCAAGCGTTTCGACCGGGATACCGCGCCGCGCCGCAGTGTCTGCTAGGGGTTCTTTCAGGTGAAATATATTCCTGTCGCTTTGCTCTCCCGTTGCCTCGTCCGTGAAATTTCCGTCGCTAGAGAGATTGTAGACATCCGAGAGGAGTTCTGCGTCCTCCGCTCCCACGAGCTCCTCTAACTCCCCTACGGTCCAAAGATAGAACTTTCCTTCCTCCCCTTCGCTGTCGGCATCTTCAGCCGAGTAAATACCTCCTTCGGGAGAGGTCATGTCCCGAATCAGGTATTCGAGTATTTCTCTCACTTTTTTTTCGTAAAACGGGTTTTTCGTGATCTGCCACCCTTCTGTGTAAGTGATTGCCAAAAGCGCCTGGTCATAAAGCATCTTCTCGAAATGGGGAACAAGCCATCGCGAGTCGGTCGAATACCTGTGAAAACCGAAGCCCACATGGTCGTATATGCCGCCCCTTCCCATAGCGAGGAGCGTTTTCTCAACCATCCTCAAGGAAACATCTTTCCCGGTGCGCCCGTAATGCCTCATCAGAAACATCAAGTTGTGAGGAGTCGGAA
The window above is part of the Candidatus Dadabacteria bacterium genome. Proteins encoded here:
- a CDS encoding thioredoxin domain-containing protein, producing MSNRLKNEKSPYLLQHAENPVDWYPWGEEAFEKARELGRPIFLSIGYSTCHWCHVMERESFEDAEVAGLMNENFVSIKVDREERPDIDNIYMTVCHVISRKGCGWPLNIVMTPEGEPFFAGTYIPKENRYGRVGMQELVPAIKELWENKREEVLESARQITDAVCSLGDSLRKAEASQLNEKTLDQAYSYFLSAFDPDEGGFGKAPKFPTPHNLMFLMRHYGRTGKDVSLRMVEKTLLAMGRGGIYDHVGFGFHRYSTDSRWLVPHFEKMLYDQALLAITYTEGWQITKNPFYEKKVREILEYLIRDMTSPEGGIYSAEDADSEGEEGKFYLWTVGELEELVGAEDAELLSDVYNLSSDGNFTDEATGEQSDRNIFHLKEPLADTAARRGIPVETLERKLEGLRDKLFACREKRVHPYKDDKILTDWNGIAIAAFSKAAAAFAEKRYSDAAWGSIEFIMRNLFREGRLLHRYREGEAGIMASVDDYAFFVWGLLEYYESVFDEKYLALAISLCRDQFEHFWDEEFAGFFFTADDSEALITRQKEIYDGALPSGNSVSILNILKIARLTADPELEEKAARMTAAFSPLVSRHPASFSMHMNSLDFMLGPSFEIVIAGDRNSPETRRFLDALSGEYLPNKVVILKDEENEEEISRIAPYTQGHSSINGKTAAYICSNYECRLPTDDPVRMLELIREGKSIDKVPG